The Primulina eburnea isolate SZY01 chromosome 13, ASM2296580v1, whole genome shotgun sequence genome includes a region encoding these proteins:
- the LOC140809540 gene encoding cycloartenol-C-24-methyltransferase isoform X2, translating to MSSTGALDLASGLGGKIEKSDVLSAVDKYEKYHVCYGGEEQERKDNYTDMVNKYYDLVTSFYEYGWGQSFHFAPRWKGESLRESIKRHEHFLALQLALKPGQKVLDVGCGIGGPLREIAQFSSAAVTGLNNNEYQITRGKALNRIAGVHQTCDFVKADFMKMPFPDSSFDAVYAIEATCHAPDAVGCYKEIYRVLKPGQCFAAYEWCMTEAFDPSNKEHQKIKAEIELGNGLPDIRTTQQCLEALKKAGFEVVWEKDLAVDSPVPWYLPLDKSHFSLSSFRLTAIGRFITKNMVMALEKIGVAPKGSQRVQAFLEKAAEGLVEGGKMEIFTAMYFFLVRKPL from the exons ATGTCGAGTACAGGAGCGCTGGATCTGGCATCTGGGCTTGGAGGGAAGATTGAAAAGAGTGATGTTCTCTCGGCTGTTGACAA GTACGAAAAATATCATGTTTGTTACGGAGGCGAAGAGCAAGAGAGAAAAGATAACTACACAGACATG GTGAATAAGTACTATGATCTCGTCACAAGTTTCTATGAGTATGGCTGGGGACAGTCGTTCCATTTTGCACCCAG ATGGAAAGGAGAGTCTCTCCGAGAAAGCATCAAGCGCCATGAGCACTTCCTTGCCCTACAACTTGCTCTCAAACCAGGACAGAAA GTTCTGGATGTAGGATGTGGAATCGGTGGTCCATTAAGAGAAATTGCTCAATTCAG ttCTGCTGCGGTTACGGGTCTGAACAACAATGAATACCAGATAACTAGAGGAAAG GCACTAAACCGTATTGCAGGAGTGCACCAGACTTGTGACTTTGTTAAA GCTGATTTCATGAAGATGCCATTCCCTGATAGTAGTTTTGATGCAGTGTATGCCATTGAAGCAACCTGCCATGCCCCAGATGCG GTTGGATGCTATAAAGAAATATATCGAGTACTTAAACCAGGCCAGTGTTTTGCTGCATATGAGTGGTGCATGACTGAAGCCTTCGACCCAAGTAATAAGGAACACCAGAAGATTAAG GCAGAAATAGAACTAGGTAATGGCCTCCCTGACATAAGGACGACGCAACAATGTCTTGAAGCACTTAAAAAAGCTGGTTTTGAA GTTGTGTGGGAGAAAGATCTTGCAGTGGACTCACCCGTGCCTTGGTACTTACCTTTGGATAAAAGTCACTTCTCCCTCAGCAGTTTCCGTTTGACAGCGATTGGACGCTTCATCACAAAAAACATG GTGATGGCTTTAGAAAAAATTGGAGTTGCACCCAAGGGAAGTCAAAGGGTTCAAGCTTTCTTAGAGAAAGCTGCAGAaggacttgtggagggaggaaA GATGGAAATCTTTACAGCAATGTATTTCTTCTTGGTCCGGAAGCCCCTCTGA
- the LOC140809540 gene encoding cycloartenol-C-24-methyltransferase isoform X1: protein MLSIAEKSIHSFPTISQKSLSKGYLHVFLLESWKSGGVMSSTGALDLASGLGGKIEKSDVLSAVDKYEKYHVCYGGEEQERKDNYTDMVNKYYDLVTSFYEYGWGQSFHFAPRWKGESLRESIKRHEHFLALQLALKPGQKVLDVGCGIGGPLREIAQFSSAAVTGLNNNEYQITRGKALNRIAGVHQTCDFVKADFMKMPFPDSSFDAVYAIEATCHAPDAVGCYKEIYRVLKPGQCFAAYEWCMTEAFDPSNKEHQKIKAEIELGNGLPDIRTTQQCLEALKKAGFEVVWEKDLAVDSPVPWYLPLDKSHFSLSSFRLTAIGRFITKNMVMALEKIGVAPKGSQRVQAFLEKAAEGLVEGGKMEIFTAMYFFLVRKPL from the exons ATGTTAAGCATAGCCGAAAAATCAATTCATTCATTCCCCACAATTTCCCAAAAAAGTCTGTCAAAAGGGTATCTTCACGTTTTCCTCCTTG AGTCTTGGAAGAGTGGAGGGGTGATGTCGAGTACAGGAGCGCTGGATCTGGCATCTGGGCTTGGAGGGAAGATTGAAAAGAGTGATGTTCTCTCGGCTGTTGACAA GTACGAAAAATATCATGTTTGTTACGGAGGCGAAGAGCAAGAGAGAAAAGATAACTACACAGACATG GTGAATAAGTACTATGATCTCGTCACAAGTTTCTATGAGTATGGCTGGGGACAGTCGTTCCATTTTGCACCCAG ATGGAAAGGAGAGTCTCTCCGAGAAAGCATCAAGCGCCATGAGCACTTCCTTGCCCTACAACTTGCTCTCAAACCAGGACAGAAA GTTCTGGATGTAGGATGTGGAATCGGTGGTCCATTAAGAGAAATTGCTCAATTCAG ttCTGCTGCGGTTACGGGTCTGAACAACAATGAATACCAGATAACTAGAGGAAAG GCACTAAACCGTATTGCAGGAGTGCACCAGACTTGTGACTTTGTTAAA GCTGATTTCATGAAGATGCCATTCCCTGATAGTAGTTTTGATGCAGTGTATGCCATTGAAGCAACCTGCCATGCCCCAGATGCG GTTGGATGCTATAAAGAAATATATCGAGTACTTAAACCAGGCCAGTGTTTTGCTGCATATGAGTGGTGCATGACTGAAGCCTTCGACCCAAGTAATAAGGAACACCAGAAGATTAAG GCAGAAATAGAACTAGGTAATGGCCTCCCTGACATAAGGACGACGCAACAATGTCTTGAAGCACTTAAAAAAGCTGGTTTTGAA GTTGTGTGGGAGAAAGATCTTGCAGTGGACTCACCCGTGCCTTGGTACTTACCTTTGGATAAAAGTCACTTCTCCCTCAGCAGTTTCCGTTTGACAGCGATTGGACGCTTCATCACAAAAAACATG GTGATGGCTTTAGAAAAAATTGGAGTTGCACCCAAGGGAAGTCAAAGGGTTCAAGCTTTCTTAGAGAAAGCTGCAGAaggacttgtggagggaggaaA GATGGAAATCTTTACAGCAATGTATTTCTTCTTGGTCCGGAAGCCCCTCTGA